AAAAGGGAACATCCTTAGGTAAAGGTGTAAACACTAGTTCAAATGGAATAAAAAAACACATAAATAGTTTTAATAAAAATGGACAAGCTAAATATGTAAGTTTAAATAATGTGAAATCAGAAAGTGTATCTAAGAATGTAAGGTCTGAAGATACAGTTAACAAATCAAAAGACTTAACAAATTTAGAAAAAGAAGTTAAAGAATCAATTAAACCAGAAAAAGATAATAAGCAAAAGGTTGAAACATCAGAAAAAACAATTAAAAAAGAAAGTGAAAGTAAAGAAAAGACTAATAAAGATGAAAGCAAAAGTACGGTTGTTTCAACAACTGATAAAAAGAATAGGATGCCAATATTTTTTGGAATAGGACTAAGTACCACTTTAGTAGCAGTTTTATTATTTTTAAATAATAAAAAGAAAGTTTCTAAATAAATTACAAAATAAATTAAGAACTCTTATTTAAAATAGGAGTTCTTAATTTTTAAGTTTTATTAGCCATCATAAATCTTATGATGGCTTTTTATTTATCAGTGTTTAATAATATCTTTTATAAATATATTTTTATCGTAAAACAATAAAAATATATTGAAATTCATTTTAAACTATGATAATCTTAAGTAGAATTAATTGTTAAACCTTGGAGGGATAATTATGAAAGAAATGCTTTCAAAAGAAGAAATAAAATCTAACCTAAAAATTCTTTTTACAGCAATTTTTATAGGTTTCTTAGTTTATAATTTTATATTTTATTACATGGGGTTATCTTATCCTATATTAATAGCTGCTCTAATTATTGGATTTTTAGTAACTAACGGAATAAAAAATAAAAATCCTATGGGATTTTTTCTTATTGCAGTAAGCATTATTTTATCTTTAACTTATGCTATATATACAAATCCTATATTTAGATTTTTGAATAGAATTATAATACCCCTTTCCTTAACTTCTTCGTTTTTACTTTTAACTTATAAAGATATAAGGTTCGAATTTAAAGTTATCTATAGGAGTATTATAAAAAAGGTTTTTATAGAATCTTTATATAATATAAAAATTATTAGAGTATTAATTAAAAGCTTAACTAAGCAAATAAACACTAAAGAAGATACTATAAACTATAGGGATATATTACTAGGACTTTTAATATCTATTCCTCTTATTTTTATGCTCGTTTTAATACTGGGAAAGGCAGATAAAGTTTTTGAGTATTATATAGAAAATTTAAGCTCTAGCATAAATAATGAAGTTTTCGGTAAAATTCTCTTAAGAACATTTTTATCTATTTTAGCCTCAATATTTATATTTGGATTATACAATTCCTTTTCTATAAATAATATAAAAGTGCAAGAAGACATTAAATACAGTTTTAAATTTAATAGTTTAGTTGTAATAACTACTCTCTCTATAGTTACCTTTATATATATAAGTTTTACCAAAATTCAAATATCGTACTTATATGGTTCTAAAAGCCTTCCTAATGGATTTAATTATTCAGAATATGCAAGAAGTGGTTTTTTTCAATTAGTATTTTTAGTCTTTGTAAATGTAGTATCCATAATATTAATTAAAAATAATACAAAATCTAAAGGGAAGTTACAAAAGAAAATACTTTTAACTTTATACTCCCTAATTACAGTTCTAACTTTTAATATGGTGTTTTCAGCTTTATATAAGATGAGACTTTATATTGTTGCTTTTGGATTTACAAGGCTTAGAATTTTGGTTATTGTCTTTACTGTTTTTTTAGGTATAATCCTAGTACTTGTTTTATTCTTTATATTTAAAGACATAAACCTCTTTAAATCAATTATAATTTTGGGAGCTGTAATGTATATTGTCATTAATTTTACTAATATAGATAATTTCATAACAAGAGAAAATATAAATATAGCTAAAAATTCTACAGAAATCGATAATACCTATTTAACTTCACTTTCTTTTGATAGTTACATGACCATGAAAAATGCGCTTAAAAAAGGAGAGATTTCAATGGAACAATATCATAATTGGGTTTATAACAATAAAATAGAAATAAATTATTGGCATGAATATAACTATTTTAATTCTAAGGGGAATTCTATTAAATAATCATATAGATATATTTTTAATATAATTATTTAGAGTACAAACTTATGGAAAAACAAGGGTTTATTATTGAGAAACATAATATTATATGTTAACATATAGAAAGATTAATGGACTAGGAGGAAATTTTATGAAGTTCTATGAAAGTAAGGCTTTATCAAGAACTTTAGGGATTATTTTAAACATAATATTAGTATTTGGTATAGTTATGACTGCAATAGTATATTATAATACTTTTTTTATTAATAGTAAGAGTTTAGATGGAACTTGGAAGCCTTTAATGGCTATTATATTAACTCTTGGTATAGTATGTATATTTCTAATAGTATTTGAACTAAAAAAAATAACTTGTACTTTAGTTAAAGGTAATCCTTTCTTGTGGGAAAATGTAAATTCTTTAAATAAGATTTCTAAATATTGTTTTGTGATATCTGGATGTTACTTTCTTAATTTTATTTTTAATATAGGAAAGGGTACTTATAAATTTATATATATAGATACTAAAGGTATACATACAGATACAGAACTTATAATATTTTTATTAGCAGGAATTTTTATAGCTATATTATCTAAAATTTTTAAAGAAGCTGTTAAATTTAAAGAGGAAAATGATTATACAATATAGAAAAGGAAGAAAGGATTATGGCAATAGTAATTAATTTAGATGTTATGATGGCTAAAAGAAAAGTTTCCCTACAAGATTTAGCAGAAAGAGTAGGTATAACTAATGCTAATCTATCCATATTAAAGAACAACAAAGCAAAGGCAATTAGATTTTCAACCTTAGAAGCTATTTGTAGGGAATTGAATTGTCAACCTGGTGATATTTTAGAATATATAGAACAAAAATAATGGTTAAGGACTATAACAAAAGTATAGTCCATTATTTTATTATAGTGTAAAATGATATAATGATTTTAGGATATAAAGGTCATTAATAAAAATCTTTATATTTAAGATATTATTTCGGATAATAAAGCACTTAATTTATCTATTTTAAAAATACATTTTAAGGTGGGACGTATATGAAAAATAAAACAAAAGCGGTAGTGTATATGTTACTTTCAGCTTTATGCTTTGCTTTTATGTCAGCAATGGTAAAGTTATCTGGTGATCTTCCTGTGATGGAGAAGGTTCTCTTTAGAAATTTAGTTAGTTTAATTGTGGCTTTTGTGGCATTAAGGAAAAGTAATATACCTATGTTTGGAAAGAAAGAGAATCAGAAGTACTTACTTGCAAGATCACTTCTTGGACTTTCTGGAGTGATATTAAATTTCTATGCTATAAACAATCTAGCTCTAGCAGATTCTTCTATGTTAAACAAGCTTTCACCATTTTTTATAACTTTATTTGCAGTTATGTTTTTAAAGGAAAAGTTTACACCTATTAAAGGCATATCCATGATAGTAGTTTTTATTGGGGCAATTTTGGTTATAAGACCTCAATGGAATTTAAGTGTACTACCAGCCTTTGCGGGATTCTTATCCGCAGCATTTGCAGGAG
The nucleotide sequence above comes from Hathewaya histolytica. Encoded proteins:
- a CDS encoding DMT family transporter, with protein sequence MKNKTKAVVYMLLSALCFAFMSAMVKLSGDLPVMEKVLFRNLVSLIVAFVALRKSNIPMFGKKENQKYLLARSLLGLSGVILNFYAINNLALADSSMLNKLSPFFITLFAVMFLKEKFTPIKGISMIVVFIGAILVIRPQWNLSVLPAFAGFLSAAFAGAAYTLVRFLKDRENPSTIVFYFSIVSVLGTIPFVIMNYKPMSIVQFIYLMGTGVFAAMAQFALTYSYKYAPASEVAIYNYANIVFSIIIGFLFWGEVPDLLSITGGTIITLMAIIVYFHNKKKALD
- a CDS encoding helix-turn-helix domain-containing protein, whose amino-acid sequence is MAIVINLDVMMAKRKVSLQDLAERVGITNANLSILKNNKAKAIRFSTLEAICRELNCQPGDILEYIEQK
- a CDS encoding DUF4153 domain-containing protein, giving the protein MKEMLSKEEIKSNLKILFTAIFIGFLVYNFIFYYMGLSYPILIAALIIGFLVTNGIKNKNPMGFFLIAVSIILSLTYAIYTNPIFRFLNRIIIPLSLTSSFLLLTYKDIRFEFKVIYRSIIKKVFIESLYNIKIIRVLIKSLTKQINTKEDTINYRDILLGLLISIPLIFMLVLILGKADKVFEYYIENLSSSINNEVFGKILLRTFLSILASIFIFGLYNSFSINNIKVQEDIKYSFKFNSLVVITTLSIVTFIYISFTKIQISYLYGSKSLPNGFNYSEYARSGFFQLVFLVFVNVVSIILIKNNTKSKGKLQKKILLTLYSLITVLTFNMVFSALYKMRLYIVAFGFTRLRILVIVFTVFLGIILVLVLFFIFKDINLFKSIIILGAVMYIVINFTNIDNFITRENINIAKNSTEIDNTYLTSLSFDSYMTMKNALKKGEISMEQYHNWVYNNKIEINYWHEYNYFNSKGNSIK
- a CDS encoding DUF2975 domain-containing protein; this translates as MKFYESKALSRTLGIILNIILVFGIVMTAIVYYNTFFINSKSLDGTWKPLMAIILTLGIVCIFLIVFELKKITCTLVKGNPFLWENVNSLNKISKYCFVISGCYFLNFIFNIGKGTYKFIYIDTKGIHTDTELIIFLLAGIFIAILSKIFKEAVKFKEENDYTI